Proteins from a single region of Aerococcus viridans:
- the coaBC gene encoding bifunctional phosphopantothenoylcysteine decarboxylase/phosphopantothenate--cysteine ligase CoaBC, with product MLKGLNLTVVVTGGIAAYKIPDFVRTLIKAGANVRVALTPSAKQFVTPYTFEVLTKYPPLVEGVHSPDTVAHIALADWTDYAIIMPATANTIGKFANGIADNEALSMMLALKSPLLFVPAMNEKMWTNQATQRNVSQLRLDGHFVVEPDTGFLAEGYEGKGRMPAPEAVFQALLAYIAIDKQGQTLDLTGHKLLVSAGGTTEKLDPVRFLTNRSSGKMGLAIANAAALAGGQVTLVRTDHAKNLPVLPGIEVVTVESAQELYDTMHKHVTDKDIVIMSAAVSDYRSAHPADQKMKKDQLSNQDGLTIQLAENPDILASLPKEGHYTVGFAAETQKVIEYGRNKLVKKGVDMIVANDVSDQIIGFNTDDNQVTLITKDSERPLERQSKIGVAVELLARIQDELK from the coding sequence ATGCTTAAAGGATTAAATTTAACAGTCGTTGTCACAGGTGGCATCGCAGCGTATAAAATCCCAGATTTTGTCCGTACCCTCATTAAAGCAGGGGCTAATGTGCGCGTTGCCTTGACACCATCTGCCAAGCAATTTGTCACACCATATACCTTTGAAGTCCTAACCAAATATCCACCATTAGTTGAAGGTGTCCACAGCCCGGATACCGTGGCCCATATCGCTTTAGCCGATTGGACTGACTACGCTATTATTATGCCAGCAACCGCCAATACAATTGGGAAATTTGCCAATGGCATTGCGGATAACGAAGCTTTGTCCATGATGTTGGCCTTGAAATCGCCACTCTTATTTGTACCCGCTATGAACGAGAAAATGTGGACTAACCAGGCTACTCAACGTAACGTCAGCCAACTCCGTTTAGACGGCCATTTTGTGGTAGAACCAGATACCGGATTCTTAGCAGAGGGCTATGAAGGAAAGGGCCGGATGCCAGCGCCTGAAGCTGTATTCCAAGCCCTATTAGCCTATATTGCCATCGATAAGCAGGGTCAAACTCTTGATTTAACCGGGCATAAACTACTGGTATCAGCCGGCGGGACTACCGAGAAATTAGACCCCGTCCGGTTCTTGACCAACCGTTCTTCTGGCAAAATGGGTTTGGCTATCGCCAATGCCGCCGCGCTTGCTGGCGGACAAGTGACTCTAGTCCGCACTGACCACGCTAAAAATCTGCCTGTTCTACCCGGCATAGAAGTGGTCACCGTCGAATCAGCTCAAGAATTGTATGACACCATGCACAAACATGTCACAGACAAGGATATTGTAATCATGTCTGCCGCTGTATCTGACTACCGATCTGCCCATCCAGCTGATCAAAAAATGAAAAAAGACCAGCTATCTAATCAGGATGGGTTGACCATTCAATTGGCCGAAAATCCTGATATTTTAGCTAGTTTGCCTAAAGAAGGCCATTATACAGTGGGTTTTGCAGCTGAAACTCAAAAGGTGATTGAATATGGTCGCAACAAATTAGTGAAAAAAGGGGTCGACATGATTGTCGCTAATGACGTTTCAGACCAAATAATTGGCTTCAATACAGATGACAACCAAGTGACTTTAATCACTAAAGATAGTGAACGACCTTTAGAAAGACAAAGTAAAATCGGTGTAGCAGTTGAATTGTTAGCCCGTATACAAGACGAACTCAAATAA
- the def gene encoding peptide deformylase gives MITMEDIVREGHPTLRKKAEKITFPVSDEIRQLADDMMEFLRNSQDEELAEKYGLRGGVGIAAPQLDVSIQMTALLVPDLMDPENAEPLLNGVFLNPRVVSHSVEGVCLREGEGCLSVDRDVPGYVPRHARITVTYNDIDGNEYKKRFSGYPAIVLQHEIDHLNGIMFYDHISEETPFALDEHTHLLGDE, from the coding sequence ATGATTACTATGGAAGACATTGTTCGCGAAGGACATCCTACCTTACGAAAGAAAGCTGAAAAAATTACTTTCCCAGTTTCTGATGAAATTCGTCAGTTAGCTGATGATATGATGGAATTTTTGCGCAATAGCCAAGATGAAGAATTAGCTGAGAAATATGGTTTACGTGGTGGTGTTGGGATTGCTGCGCCACAATTAGATGTATCTATTCAAATGACTGCCCTATTAGTGCCAGACTTGATGGATCCAGAAAATGCCGAGCCATTATTAAATGGTGTATTCTTAAACCCACGCGTTGTCAGCCATTCTGTTGAAGGTGTTTGTCTTCGTGAAGGTGAAGGTTGTTTATCTGTTGACCGCGACGTACCAGGTTATGTCCCTCGTCACGCCCGCATCACAGTTACTTATAACGATATTGACGGTAACGAATATAAGAAACGTTTCTCTGGCTACCCAGCTATCGTATTGCAACATGAAATTGACCATTTAAATGGGATCATGTTCTACGACCACATCAGTGAAGAAACACCATTCGCCCTTGACGAGCATACCCACTTGTTGGGCGACGAATAA
- the pdhA gene encoding pyruvate dehydrogenase (acetyl-transferring) E1 component subunit alpha, which produces MAKLPVDYEAQLDTISAQFQMVQILDEDGNVVNPDIMPDLSDEELVELMKRMVFSRTLHERSMALAKQGRLGFYAPTLGQEASQMASSYAFTKDDWLFPGYRDIPQLIAHGLKISQAFLWSRGHVEGNNYPADLNALPPQIIIGAQYIQAMGSARAQKLNGDKAVTFTYTGDGGSSQGDVYEGMNYASRYKAPIVFFIQNNGFAISTPRYKQTAAETLAQKAVSVGIPGVQVDGNDALAVYAVSKQAREWALAGNGPVLIETVTNRLGAHSTSGDDPKIYRTQEDIDSWTKREPLIRMRAFLEGKGLWSEEIENEYVEQVREEIKEAAKEADMAPKQTVTQFLENMFEVPGQNIQEQIEAYSVKEAK; this is translated from the coding sequence ATGGCTAAATTACCAGTGGATTATGAAGCGCAGCTAGATACTATCAGTGCTCAATTTCAAATGGTTCAAATTTTAGATGAAGATGGAAATGTTGTTAACCCTGACATCATGCCTGATCTATCAGATGAAGAATTAGTTGAGTTAATGAAACGTATGGTTTTCTCACGTACACTCCATGAACGCTCAATGGCATTGGCAAAACAAGGTCGTTTAGGTTTCTACGCACCTACTTTAGGTCAAGAAGCTTCTCAAATGGCAAGTTCTTATGCATTTACAAAAGATGACTGGTTGTTCCCAGGATATCGTGATATCCCTCAATTAATCGCTCACGGTTTAAAAATCTCTCAAGCATTCTTATGGTCTCGTGGACATGTTGAAGGTAATAACTACCCAGCTGATCTAAATGCATTGCCACCACAAATTATCATTGGTGCACAATACATCCAAGCGATGGGTTCTGCTCGCGCACAAAAATTAAATGGTGATAAAGCTGTAACATTTACATATACAGGTGACGGTGGTTCATCTCAAGGTGACGTATACGAAGGTATGAACTATGCTTCACGTTATAAAGCACCAATCGTATTCTTTATCCAAAACAACGGTTTTGCGATTTCAACACCACGTTACAAACAAACAGCTGCTGAAACTTTAGCACAAAAAGCTGTATCTGTAGGTATCCCAGGAGTTCAAGTAGATGGTAACGATGCTTTAGCAGTTTACGCAGTATCTAAACAAGCACGTGAATGGGCATTAGCTGGTAACGGTCCTGTTTTAATTGAAACAGTTACAAACCGTTTAGGCGCTCATTCTACTTCAGGTGATGATCCTAAGATCTACCGTACGCAAGAAGACATCGACAGCTGGACTAAACGTGAGCCGTTAATCCGTATGCGTGCATTCTTAGAAGGTAAAGGTCTATGGTCTGAAGAAATCGAAAATGAATATGTAGAACAAGTTCGTGAAGAAATCAAAGAAGCTGCTAAAGAAGCTGACATGGCACCTAAACAAACAGTTACTCAATTCTTAGAAAACATGTTCGAAGTGCCTGGACAAAATATTCAAGAACAAATTGAAGCATATTCAGTGAAGGAGGCTAAATAA
- a CDS encoding alpha-ketoacid dehydrogenase subunit beta, with amino-acid sequence MANLTMIEAIAEALDQEMARDEKVYIFGEDVGKNGGVFRATKGLFDKYGEERLSDTPLSESAIGGMAIGMALHGFRPVMEIQFFGFVFEVFDSIAGQMNRTRFRMGQTRNLPITIRSPFGGGVHTPEMHADSLEGLMAQTPGLKVVIPSNPRDAKGLLTAAIRDNDPVLFLEHMKLYRSFREEVPEEQYELEIGKANLVQEGSDVTIIAYGYMVREAIKAAEELAKNGVSAEIVDLRTVSPLDMETITKSVEKTGRVVIVQEAQRQAGVADKVASEISQRSILSLEEPIKVIAAPDTVFPFGMAENTWLPNATDIVAAANEITGK; translated from the coding sequence ATGGCTAACTTAACAATGATCGAAGCGATCGCTGAAGCGCTAGACCAAGAAATGGCTCGCGATGAAAAAGTATATATTTTTGGTGAAGACGTTGGTAAAAACGGTGGTGTTTTCCGTGCGACTAAAGGTTTATTTGACAAATATGGCGAAGAACGTTTAAGCGATACACCATTATCTGAATCAGCTATCGGTGGTATGGCAATTGGTATGGCATTACACGGCTTCCGCCCAGTAATGGAAATCCAATTCTTTGGATTCGTATTTGAAGTATTTGACTCAATTGCTGGTCAAATGAACCGTACACGTTTCCGTATGGGCCAAACTCGTAACTTACCTATCACTATCCGTTCACCATTTGGTGGTGGTGTGCATACACCAGAAATGCATGCGGACTCATTAGAAGGTTTAATGGCACAGACACCTGGATTGAAAGTTGTTATTCCATCAAACCCACGCGATGCAAAAGGTTTATTAACAGCTGCTATTCGTGATAACGACCCAGTATTATTCTTAGAGCATATGAAACTTTACCGTTCATTCCGTGAAGAAGTGCCTGAAGAACAATACGAATTAGAAATCGGTAAAGCTAACCTAGTTCAAGAAGGTTCTGATGTAACAATTATCGCTTACGGTTACATGGTTCGTGAAGCAATCAAAGCGGCTGAAGAATTAGCTAAAAATGGCGTTTCTGCTGAAATCGTTGACTTACGTACAGTTTCTCCATTGGATATGGAAACAATTACAAAATCAGTTGAAAAAACTGGTCGCGTAGTAATCGTACAAGAAGCACAACGTCAAGCAGGTGTTGCTGATAAAGTAGCTTCAGAAATTTCTCAACGTAGCATTCTATCTCTAGAAGAACCTATTAAAGTTATAGCTGCGCCAGATACAGTTTTCCCATTTGGTATGGCTGAAAATACTTGGTTACCAAATGCAACTGACATTGTTGCAGCTGCTAACGAAATTACAGGTAAATAG
- a CDS encoding 2-oxo acid dehydrogenase subunit E2, giving the protein MAFVFNLPDVGEGMAEGEIVSWLVAVGDQVNEEDPIVEIQNDKSVEEIYSPVSGKVTELHYSEGDVAIVGTPLITFEGDGLEDNAAASAPAKEAEATAKEAEAPAAPATGGGVYQFTLPDVGEGMAEGEIVSWLVAEGDEVNEEDSLVEIQNDKSVEEVASPVTGKIVRILVEAGTVANVGDVLAEIDAPGHNSEASAPVSTPESPAQETKAVDPAAGISTNASAGNVPVASDPNKRVLAMPSVRQFAREQGVDITAVAGTGKNGRVLREDVANFNGAAATAPEAPATETAQAAATTEAPAAKPAKKAAAVADNSDRVERIKMTPMRKAIAKAMDTANHTAPSVTLFKDVEVSKLWDHRKKFKSIAAERGTKLTFLPYAVKALIAAVKKYPQLNASIDDASQEFVHKHYYNIGIATDTDAGLYVPNIKNADTRSMFDIADIINENAAKAHAGELKGPDMADGTISISNIGSVGGEFFTPILNYPETAILGFGAIKSEPVVNADGEVVAGRVLKLSLTFDHRIVDGATGQQALNEIARLMADPELLLMEG; this is encoded by the coding sequence ATGGCCTTTGTATTTAATTTACCAGATGTCGGCGAAGGTATGGCGGAAGGCGAAATCGTTTCATGGCTAGTAGCTGTAGGCGACCAAGTCAACGAAGAAGATCCAATCGTTGAAATCCAAAACGATAAATCAGTAGAAGAAATTTACTCACCAGTTTCAGGTAAAGTAACTGAATTACATTACAGTGAAGGTGATGTTGCCATTGTTGGTACACCATTAATCACTTTTGAAGGTGATGGATTAGAAGACAACGCAGCCGCATCAGCGCCTGCAAAAGAAGCAGAAGCAACTGCAAAAGAAGCGGAAGCACCAGCTGCACCTGCAACAGGTGGCGGCGTATACCAATTCACTTTACCAGACGTAGGTGAAGGTATGGCTGAAGGTGAAATCGTTTCTTGGTTGGTTGCTGAAGGCGACGAAGTAAATGAAGAAGATTCATTAGTTGAAATCCAAAACGATAAATCAGTTGAAGAAGTAGCTTCCCCTGTAACAGGTAAGATCGTTCGTATCTTAGTTGAAGCTGGAACAGTTGCTAACGTTGGTGATGTATTAGCTGAAATCGATGCACCTGGTCATAACTCAGAAGCATCAGCACCAGTCTCTACTCCAGAATCACCTGCACAAGAAACTAAAGCAGTAGATCCAGCAGCTGGCATATCTACAAACGCATCAGCTGGTAACGTACCAGTTGCTTCAGACCCTAACAAACGCGTATTAGCAATGCCTTCTGTACGACAATTTGCTCGGGAGCAAGGTGTTGACATTACAGCTGTTGCTGGTACTGGTAAAAATGGTCGTGTCTTACGTGAAGACGTTGCCAACTTTAACGGCGCAGCAGCTACTGCTCCTGAAGCACCTGCTACTGAAACTGCACAAGCTGCAGCGACAACAGAAGCACCAGCAGCTAAACCAGCTAAGAAAGCTGCCGCAGTTGCTGACAACTCAGACCGCGTAGAACGTATCAAGATGACACCAATGCGTAAAGCAATCGCTAAAGCAATGGATACTGCTAACCATACAGCACCATCTGTTACATTGTTCAAAGACGTTGAAGTTTCTAAATTATGGGATCACCGTAAGAAGTTCAAGAGCATTGCGGCTGAACGTGGTACTAAATTGACATTCTTACCATACGCAGTGAAAGCTTTAATTGCTGCAGTTAAGAAATACCCTCAATTAAACGCGTCAATCGACGATGCAAGTCAAGAGTTTGTACACAAACATTACTACAACATTGGTATCGCAACAGATACAGATGCTGGTTTATACGTACCAAACATCAAGAATGCAGATACGCGTTCAATGTTTGATATTGCTGATATCATCAACGAAAATGCTGCTAAGGCACATGCTGGCGAACTTAAAGGACCAGATATGGCTGATGGTACAATTTCTATTTCTAACATCGGTTCTGTTGGTGGAGAATTCTTTACACCAATCTTAAACTACCCAGAAACAGCAATCTTAGGTTTTGGTGCAATCAAATCTGAACCAGTAGTTAACGCTGATGGTGAAGTTGTTGCTGGTCGCGTATTGAAACTATCATTAACTTTTGACCACCGTATCGTTGATGGCGCAACTGGTCAACAAGCGCTTAATGAAATCGCTCGTTTAATGGCTGACCCTGAATTATTATTAATGGAAGGATGA
- the lpdA gene encoding dihydrolipoyl dehydrogenase, with the protein MVVGAFAIELDTVVVGSGPGGYVAAIRAAQLGQKVAIVEREFIGGVCLNVGCIPSKALIQAGHAYHNAKGGDAVFGVTSGDVKLDFAQTQYWKNNTVVNTLTSGVEMLLKKNKVEIIRGEAYFNNENEFTVMGDDDTHQLYSFNNAIVATGSTPIQIPGFKFGGRVVDSTGALNFEEVPESLVVIGGGVIGSELGMAYANLGSKVTILEGSPQLLPTFEKDMVKVVEKEMKNIGIETTVNAMAKEAVDNGDSVTVKYEVKGEAKEITADYVLVSVGRRANTADLGLEAIGIELTERGLVKVDNQGRTSVKNFFAIGDITPGAALAHKASYEGKIAAEAISGKPAAIDYKVMPSVAYTTPELASYGLTEKEAKDQGLDVKTVKFPLAGNGRALSLNAGQGFIRLVATKEDDVLVGAQMVGISASDVMAEVGLAIEAGMNAEDIALTIHGHPTLSEAVMDAAEGLLGMPIHM; encoded by the coding sequence ATGGTAGTAGGCGCATTCGCAATTGAATTAGATACAGTTGTTGTTGGTTCTGGACCTGGTGGCTATGTAGCTGCCATCCGTGCCGCGCAATTGGGCCAAAAAGTAGCTATCGTTGAACGTGAGTTCATCGGTGGTGTCTGCTTAAACGTTGGATGTATTCCATCTAAAGCCTTGATCCAAGCTGGTCATGCTTACCACAACGCTAAAGGCGGCGACGCTGTCTTTGGTGTAACTTCTGGTGACGTTAAATTAGACTTCGCGCAAACACAATACTGGAAGAACAATACAGTAGTAAATACTTTAACTTCTGGTGTTGAAATGTTACTTAAAAAGAACAAAGTTGAAATCATCCGTGGTGAAGCATACTTCAACAACGAAAATGAATTTACTGTAATGGGTGACGATGATACTCACCAATTATACTCATTCAACAACGCAATCGTTGCAACAGGTTCTACACCAATCCAAATCCCTGGATTCAAATTTGGTGGCCGTGTTGTAGATTCAACAGGCGCTTTAAACTTTGAAGAAGTTCCTGAAAGCTTAGTTGTTATCGGTGGTGGGGTTATCGGATCTGAATTAGGTATGGCTTACGCTAATCTAGGCTCTAAGGTAACAATCTTAGAAGGCTCTCCTCAATTATTACCAACATTTGAAAAAGATATGGTAAAAGTTGTGGAAAAAGAAATGAAGAACATCGGTATTGAAACAACTGTCAACGCTATGGCGAAAGAAGCTGTAGACAACGGTGACTCAGTAACAGTTAAATACGAAGTTAAAGGTGAAGCTAAAGAAATCACTGCTGACTATGTATTAGTATCTGTTGGTCGTCGTGCGAATACAGCTGATTTAGGTTTAGAAGCAATTGGGATTGAATTAACTGAACGTGGTTTAGTGAAAGTTGACAACCAAGGTCGTACCTCAGTGAAAAACTTCTTTGCAATCGGTGATATTACTCCTGGTGCTGCTTTAGCACATAAAGCATCTTACGAAGGTAAGATTGCTGCAGAAGCAATATCAGGTAAACCAGCAGCTATCGACTACAAAGTGATGCCATCGGTAGCTTACACTACACCTGAATTAGCTTCTTACGGTTTAACTGAAAAAGAAGCTAAAGATCAAGGTTTAGACGTGAAAACTGTGAAATTCCCACTAGCGGGTAACGGTCGTGCATTATCATTAAACGCTGGCCAAGGTTTCATCCGTTTAGTAGCGACTAAAGAAGATGACGTATTAGTTGGCGCGCAAATGGTTGGTATCTCCGCTTCAGACGTTATGGCTGAAGTTGGTTTAGCAATCGAAGCAGGCATGAACGCAGAAGACATTGCCTTAACAATCCACGGTCATCCTACATTATCAGAAGCTGTAATGGATGCCGCTGAAGGGTTATTGGGTATGCCAATTCACATGTAG
- a CDS encoding MetQ/NlpA family ABC transporter substrate-binding protein, giving the protein MDIRKSLKLFLAFGSALVLASCGNRSSDNESTGQVDTDETRSYSVGVVGDVTAEIWEDVATRLEDQGINLEVVTFSEYSQPNRALEDGELDLNAFQHISFLSAYAKDLGDSQITPIAYTIVSPMYIFAVPEITDVESIPDGVTVAVPNSATNAERAFLGLQDIGLIKLDEEAGFAPTKADVVENTKNIEIVEMDPSQIARSLGDADLITIGGDMLMDAGLDPEDAIYTDTDDASNIDPVKKNIIATTKDKLDNPDIQAIIDAYQSDETKAKIEEISGGSSIPIWTAEDDPQADYEKELAKN; this is encoded by the coding sequence TTGGATATTAGAAAAAGTTTAAAATTATTCCTAGCCTTTGGTAGTGCTTTAGTACTTGCTTCTTGCGGTAATAGGAGTAGTGATAATGAATCAACAGGCCAAGTAGATACTGACGAAACTCGGTCATATTCTGTTGGGGTTGTTGGAGATGTAACTGCTGAAATTTGGGAAGACGTTGCAACAAGATTAGAAGATCAAGGCATCAATCTAGAAGTAGTAACCTTTTCTGAATACTCACAACCAAATCGTGCTTTAGAAGATGGGGAATTAGACTTAAATGCCTTCCAACATATTTCATTCTTAAGTGCTTATGCTAAGGACCTTGGTGACTCACAAATCACGCCAATTGCTTATACGATTGTATCACCTATGTATATTTTTGCAGTTCCTGAAATCACTGACGTCGAATCCATCCCTGACGGTGTAACTGTTGCGGTACCTAACTCTGCTACGAATGCAGAGCGCGCTTTCTTAGGCTTACAAGATATTGGTTTAATCAAGTTAGATGAGGAAGCTGGTTTTGCGCCAACTAAAGCGGATGTTGTAGAAAATACTAAAAACATTGAAATTGTCGAAATGGACCCATCTCAAATCGCTCGTTCATTAGGTGACGCTGATTTGATTACGATTGGTGGCGATATGCTGATGGATGCTGGTTTAGATCCAGAAGATGCTATTTATACCGATACAGATGATGCTTCAAATATTGACCCTGTGAAGAAAAATATCATTGCAACCACAAAAGATAAGCTTGATAATCCTGATATTCAAGCTATTATAGATGCTTATCAATCTGATGAAACTAAAGCTAAAATTGAAGAAATTTCAGGTGGTTCATCAATTCCTATTTGGACAGCTGAAGATGATCCTCAAGCAGACTATGAAAAAGAATTAGCTAAGAACTAA
- a CDS encoding UPF0223 family protein, producing the protein MSNNYQYPIDLDWTSEEMAIVVKMWNGLEQAYESSINREELLSRYKSFKQVVPSKMEEKQLGNSFEKISGYQLYGTIKKAKNLETKSISMP; encoded by the coding sequence ATGTCTAACAATTATCAATATCCGATCGATTTAGATTGGACGAGTGAAGAAATGGCGATTGTAGTAAAAATGTGGAATGGCTTGGAACAAGCTTATGAATCAAGCATCAACCGCGAAGAATTGTTGAGTAGATATAAGTCTTTTAAGCAAGTTGTGCCAAGCAAAATGGAAGAAAAACAATTAGGCAATAGCTTTGAAAAGATTTCTGGCTACCAACTTTATGGCACGATCAAAAAAGCTAAAAATTTAGAAACAAAATCCATTTCAATGCCATAA
- a CDS encoding inositol monophosphatase family protein, producing MLEARAALVKAWIEEATTYIHDQLNSEIEIESKSNRKDLVTNVDKEVELLFRNKIAENFPDDRYIGEEKMGDTPSNLAGGVWIVDPIDGTANFVLQQNHFAIMVAYYEDGLGKLGVVYDVMNDDYFEAIAGQGIKRNGQVFQPPFKDKILKDSLIAVNGGMVMTDAYKIQELVKESMGLRIYGSAGIEIIALLKGEIAAYVSPRLQPWDIAAGQVLTNEVGIQVSQFTGEPVDLLNRNRVLAAYPSAYRRMIENLKGPR from the coding sequence ATGTTAGAAGCGCGGGCAGCATTGGTGAAAGCGTGGATTGAAGAAGCAACAACCTATATCCACGACCAATTGAATAGTGAAATCGAAATAGAAAGTAAATCCAACCGAAAAGATCTCGTTACCAACGTAGATAAAGAAGTTGAATTACTATTTAGAAACAAGATTGCAGAGAACTTTCCAGACGACCGTTATATCGGTGAGGAGAAAATGGGTGACACCCCGTCCAATCTGGCTGGCGGTGTATGGATCGTTGATCCCATCGACGGCACAGCCAATTTTGTCCTACAACAAAATCACTTTGCCATCATGGTTGCTTACTACGAGGATGGCCTTGGAAAGCTAGGTGTCGTGTACGACGTGATGAATGACGACTACTTTGAAGCCATCGCTGGTCAAGGCATTAAACGAAACGGTCAAGTCTTTCAACCACCATTCAAGGACAAAATCCTAAAAGACTCCTTGATCGCGGTCAATGGGGGCATGGTCATGACTGACGCTTATAAAATACAAGAACTAGTCAAAGAATCTATGGGTCTTCGCATTTATGGGTCAGCAGGAATTGAAATCATCGCCTTGTTGAAGGGTGAAATTGCCGCTTACGTATCACCAAGGCTGCAGCCCTGGGACATTGCTGCCGGCCAAGTCTTGACAAACGAAGTGGGCATTCAAGTGTCACAATTTACTGGCGAACCGGTTGATTTATTGAACCGAAATCGGGTTTTAGCAGCCTACCCATCAGCATACCGACGAATGATTGAAAATTTGAAGGGACCAAGATAA